Proteins from a single region of Macrotis lagotis isolate mMagLag1 chromosome 2, bilby.v1.9.chrom.fasta, whole genome shotgun sequence:
- the ZBTB7B gene encoding zinc finger and BTB domain-containing protein 7B isoform X1, translated as MGSPEDDLIGIPFPDHSSELLSCLNEQRQLGQLCDLTIRTQGLEYRTHRAVLAACSHYFKKLFTEGGGGAGAGGGMATSPGAGVCELDFVGPEALGALLEFAYTATLTTSSANMPAVLQAARLLEIPCVIAACVEILQGSGLEAPGPDEDDCERARQYLEAFAKVGSRVPNGDDGTLPPPLPPPPPPTRPVPRRSRKPRKAFLQTKRPQTNHLVSDVAAIPPHPFTYPDEEEAASGIGLGDGYSPPAGARSPPEGHLGYEGYEGEEEEEDLPYPPAYGLAPSGAPPLSPEELGSDEDAIDPDLIAYLNSLNHEALTPGIDGQDKLVRKRRSQMPQECPVCHKIIHGAGKLPRHMRTHTGEKPFACEVCGVRFTRNDKLKIHMRKHTGERPYSCPHCPARFLHSYDLKNHMHLHTGDRPFECHLCHKAFAKEDHLQRHLKGQNCLEVRTRRRRKDDAPPHYPPPQAPTPSGPGLDLSNGHLDDFRLSLARFWEQPARAGPPPPPPGPPEEDEEEGAPSTPQAEGAMESS; from the exons ATGGGGAGCCCTGAAGATGATCTTATTGGGATTCCCTTCCCAGATCACAGCAGTGAGTTACTCAGCTGCCTGAATGAACAGCGCCAGCTGGGCCAGCTGTGTGATCTCACCATCCGAACCCAGGGCCTTGAATACAGAACCCATCGGGCGGTGCTGGCTGCTTGCAGCCACTACTTTAAGAAGCTCTTCACCGAGGGGGGTGGGGGCGCCGGTGCCGGTGGGGGGATGGCCACCTCCCCAGGTGCCGGTGTCTGCGAACTGGACTTTGTGGGGCCTGAAGCCTTAGGAGCCCTGCTGGAGTTTGCCTACACGGCCACCCTCACCACCAGCAGTGCCAACATGCCTGCTGTCCTGCAGGCAGCTAGACTGCTGGAGATCCCTTGTGTCATTGCTGCCTGTGTTGAAATCCTGCAGGGGAGTGGGCTGGAGGCGCCCGGTCCCGATGAAGATGACTGTGAGAGAGCCCGCCAGTACCTGGAGGCCTTTGCCAAGGTGGGCTCTCGGGTGCCCAATGGTGATGACGGCACCCTGCCCCCTCCTCttccaccacccccacccccaacacgaCCTGTTCCCCGACGAAGCCGAAAGCCCCGAAAAGCCTTTTTGCAGACAAAGAGGCCTCAAACCAACCATCTGGTGTCTGATGTGGCTGccatccccccccaccccttcacCTACCCAGATGAGGAAGAGGCAGCAAGTGGCATCGGACTGGGGGATGGCTACAGCCCCCCTGCTGGGGCCAGGTCACCCCCAGAGGGGCACCTGGGCTATGAAGGATatgagggggaggaagaagaagaagatctACCATACCCTCCAGCCTATGGGCTGGCTCCAAGTGGGGCACCCCCCCTGTCCCCTGAAGAGTTGGGCTCAGATGAGGATGCCATTGATCCTGACCTGATCGCCTATCTGAATTCCCTGAACCACGAAGCCCTCACGCCGGGGATAGATGGCCAGGACAAGCTGGTACGCAAGCGTCGTTCCCAGATGCCCCAAGAATGTCCAGTCTGCCACAAGATCATTCACGGGGCAGGCAAGCTGCCCCGGCACATGCGGAcccacactggggagaagccttTTGCCTGCGAGGTCTGTGGCGTCAGGTTCACCAG GAATGACAAGCTGAAGATCCACATGAGGAAGCACACCGGGGAGAGGCCATACTCTTGCCCACACTGCCCGGCCCGCTTCCTCCACAGCTATGACCTCAAGAACCACATGCACCTGCACACAGGCGATCGGCCCTTTGAATGCCACCTGTGCCACAAGGCCTTCGCCAAGGAGGACCACCTGCAGCGCCACCTGAAGGGTCAGAACTGCCTGGAGGTCCGGACCCGCCGAAGAAGAAAAGATGATGCGCCCCCTCACTACCCCCCGCCCCAGGCGCCCACCCCGAGCGGCCCCGGCCTTGACCTTTCCAACGGGCACCTGGATGACTTCCGCCTCTCCCTGGCGCGTTTCTGGGAGCAGCCAGCCAGGGCCGGGCCCCCTCCTCCGCCCCCGGGGCCTCCTgaagaagatgaggaggaggggGCGCCAAGTACGCCCCAGGCGGAGGGGGCCATGGAGTCCTCCTAG
- the ZBTB7B gene encoding zinc finger and BTB domain-containing protein 7B isoform X2, protein MPVFPSSLQVRMGSPEDDLIGIPFPDHSSELLSCLNEQRQLGQLCDLTIRTQGLEYRTHRAVLAACSHYFKKLFTEGGGGAGAGGGMATSPGAGVCELDFVGPEALGALLEFAYTATLTTSSANMPAVLQAARLLEIPCVIAACVEILQGSGLEAPGPDEDDCERARQYLEAFAKVGSRVPNGDDGTLPPPLPPPPPPTRPVPRRSRKPRKAFLQTKRPQTNHLVSDVAAIPPHPFTYPDEEEAASGIGLGDGYSPPAGARSPPEGHLGYEGYEGEEEEEDLPYPPAYGLAPSGAPPLSPEELGSDEDAIDPDLIAYLNSLNHEALTPGIDGQDKLVRKRRSQMPQECPVCHKIIHGAGKLPRHMRTHTGEKPFACEVCGVRFTRNDKLKIHMRKHTGERPYSCPHCPARFLHSYDLKNHMHLHTGDRPFECHLCHKAFAKEDHLQRHLKGQNCLEVRTRRRRKDDAPPHYPPPQAPTPSGPGLDLSNGHLDDFRLSLARFWEQPARAGPPPPPPGPPEEDEEEGAPSTPQAEGAMESS, encoded by the exons ATGCCTGTCTTTCCATCCTCTCTGCAGGTGAGGATGGGGAGCCCTGAAGATGATCTTATTGGGATTCCCTTCCCAGATCACAGCAGTGAGTTACTCAGCTGCCTGAATGAACAGCGCCAGCTGGGCCAGCTGTGTGATCTCACCATCCGAACCCAGGGCCTTGAATACAGAACCCATCGGGCGGTGCTGGCTGCTTGCAGCCACTACTTTAAGAAGCTCTTCACCGAGGGGGGTGGGGGCGCCGGTGCCGGTGGGGGGATGGCCACCTCCCCAGGTGCCGGTGTCTGCGAACTGGACTTTGTGGGGCCTGAAGCCTTAGGAGCCCTGCTGGAGTTTGCCTACACGGCCACCCTCACCACCAGCAGTGCCAACATGCCTGCTGTCCTGCAGGCAGCTAGACTGCTGGAGATCCCTTGTGTCATTGCTGCCTGTGTTGAAATCCTGCAGGGGAGTGGGCTGGAGGCGCCCGGTCCCGATGAAGATGACTGTGAGAGAGCCCGCCAGTACCTGGAGGCCTTTGCCAAGGTGGGCTCTCGGGTGCCCAATGGTGATGACGGCACCCTGCCCCCTCCTCttccaccacccccacccccaacacgaCCTGTTCCCCGACGAAGCCGAAAGCCCCGAAAAGCCTTTTTGCAGACAAAGAGGCCTCAAACCAACCATCTGGTGTCTGATGTGGCTGccatccccccccaccccttcacCTACCCAGATGAGGAAGAGGCAGCAAGTGGCATCGGACTGGGGGATGGCTACAGCCCCCCTGCTGGGGCCAGGTCACCCCCAGAGGGGCACCTGGGCTATGAAGGATatgagggggaggaagaagaagaagatctACCATACCCTCCAGCCTATGGGCTGGCTCCAAGTGGGGCACCCCCCCTGTCCCCTGAAGAGTTGGGCTCAGATGAGGATGCCATTGATCCTGACCTGATCGCCTATCTGAATTCCCTGAACCACGAAGCCCTCACGCCGGGGATAGATGGCCAGGACAAGCTGGTACGCAAGCGTCGTTCCCAGATGCCCCAAGAATGTCCAGTCTGCCACAAGATCATTCACGGGGCAGGCAAGCTGCCCCGGCACATGCGGAcccacactggggagaagccttTTGCCTGCGAGGTCTGTGGCGTCAGGTTCACCAG GAATGACAAGCTGAAGATCCACATGAGGAAGCACACCGGGGAGAGGCCATACTCTTGCCCACACTGCCCGGCCCGCTTCCTCCACAGCTATGACCTCAAGAACCACATGCACCTGCACACAGGCGATCGGCCCTTTGAATGCCACCTGTGCCACAAGGCCTTCGCCAAGGAGGACCACCTGCAGCGCCACCTGAAGGGTCAGAACTGCCTGGAGGTCCGGACCCGCCGAAGAAGAAAAGATGATGCGCCCCCTCACTACCCCCCGCCCCAGGCGCCCACCCCGAGCGGCCCCGGCCTTGACCTTTCCAACGGGCACCTGGATGACTTCCGCCTCTCCCTGGCGCGTTTCTGGGAGCAGCCAGCCAGGGCCGGGCCCCCTCCTCCGCCCCCGGGGCCTCCTgaagaagatgaggaggaggggGCGCCAAGTACGCCCCAGGCGGAGGGGGCCATGGAGTCCTCCTAG
- the DCST2 gene encoding DC-STAMP domain-containing protein 2 isoform X2, translating to MAGKEIPLWAREKSKGQEVAQSVCGFILGLTLATIYGLLGLLVQGHDPWSCLAGTLSLAFFLALGEGRTLLLMAAFGLVMQGPCANIIRNFSRASDSVACGAELALNQSAEMLQRARQPLISALKKIKAIAVKAKEVADRIRKFFRSIMDGVKHVGRESVIVVWVLCKREKMYVEDSVNPSIYSFIQSSIHLSIYPSIYMSSSPYGKCTRIFEDAKDRCMKTVPQFYHLCYILMPFKLLLCGLASVVELFCVIPQYIQPFLRKTIGTPVIQLINHVRSEFEFNITASHHFKVNLNSSRSLAQLAFDLREAVNLKLLPVRETLVLLGNITPILLIFLYLQALFYRYYYLTQDNYDNIYITDRFIRMDNLRIQAGLPSVLPLSSREKTRYIRPGSLHLSRKEQLHYTLTFFTLIRHLLVVLLLVVLDYAIFWLLDVARYWLQGEMVARNPVLVSVTVQGTGYVGQIYRDLASVFDILQQGNITILSRRCLLRTSEPNYNTYGVIGVMYGLCFFVTFFGSYVGRMNRIICASYYPSREQERISFLYNNLLTRRSNLSTSLVRAVRRRTADQGHINILLLLAVKWRCLRPLISLLGLHETYCLGCGRPQKENEMEDFVSCSTPGCRGLFCRTCFQFLDNTCSVCAAPLTHQGDLDLELDSSDDEHPRLWLASAKSLSKGKRRQLEKKLKVILGKARFKKLSLSSNPEPICGLSEETGARCAKSPGKEVGVAGDEAKDKEEKEEEPRPPPGPSSTLITIPPPPLPPKK from the exons GAGAGGGTCGAACACTCCTGCTGATGGCAGCCTTCGGGCTAGTTATGCAGGGACCCTGTGCCAACATTATCAGAAACTTCAGTAGAGCAAGTGATTCTGTGGCTTGTGGTGCAGAGCTGGCCCTTAACCAGAGTGCAGAAATGCTTCAGCGGGCCCGGCAGCCTTTAATCA GTGCCCTGAAAAAGATCAAGGCCATTGCAGTGAAGGCCAAGGAAGTGGCTGACCGGATCCGGAAATTCTTCCGTTCTATCATGGATGGTGTGAAGCACGTGG GAAGAGAATCAGTTATAGTAGTATGGGTTCTATGCAAGAGAGAGAAGATGTATGTGGAGGATAGTGtcaatccatccatctattcattcatccagtcatccattcatctatccatctatccatccatttacATGTCTA GCTCACCCTACGGAAAATGCACTAGGATCTTTGAGGATGCCAAGGATCGCTGCATGAAGACAGTGCCCCAGTTTTACCACCTTTGCTATATTCTCATGCCTTTCAAACTGCTGCTCTGTGGTCTGGCCAGTG TGGTCGAGTTGTTCTGCGTCATCCCCCAATATATACAGCCATTCTTGCGGAAGACCATTGGCACCC CTGTGATTCAATTGATTAACCATGTACGAAGTGAGTTTGAGTTCAACATCACAGCCTCCCATCACTTCAAAGTGAATCTCAACTCTTCCCGAAGCCTGGCTCAGTTGGCCTTTGACCTTCGAGAAGCTGTCAACTTGAAGCTCCTTCCTGTCAGGGAGACCCTGGTCCTGCTTGGCAACATCACTCCAATACTGTtgattttcctctacctcca agccCTCTTTTATCGCTACTATTATCTGACTCAGGACAATTATGACAACATCTATATAACTGATCGCTTCATACGTATGGATAATTTGCGGATCCAGGCTGGTCTGCCTTCAGTCTTGCCCCTGAGTTCTAGGGAAAAGACCCGATACATCCGGCCAG GTTCCCTACACCTGTCTAGAAAGGAGCAGCTACATTACACCTTGACATTCTTCACCCTAATCCGACATCTGCTGGTGGTATTGCTGCTAGTGGTACTAGACTATGCTATCTTCTGGCTGCTGGACGTGGCTCGCTATTGGCTGCAGGGGGAGATGGTGGCTCGAA ACCCGGTATTGGTGTCAGTGACTGTACAGGGGACAGGCTACGTGGGACAGATCTACCGTGACCTGGCCTCAGTGTTTGACATTCTTCAGCAGGGAAATATCACCATCCTATCCCGCCGCTGCCTTCTCCGCACATCAGAACCCAACTACAATACCTATGGAGTCATTG GTGTCATGTATGGCCTATGTTTCTTTGTTACATTCTTTGGTTCTTATGTTGGACGTATGAATCGGATCATCTGTGCTTCCTACTACCCATCCAGGGAGCAG GAACGGATCTCCTTCTTGTACAACAACTTGTTGACCCGCCGATCCAACTTGTCCACCTCTCTGGTCAGAGCTGTGAGGCGTCGGACAGCTGACCAGGGTCACATCAATATTCTTCTTTTGCTTGCAGTCAA GTGGCGCTGCCTGCGACCCCTAATCAGTCTCCTGGGACTACATGAGACCTACTGTCTGGGCTGTGGGAGGCCacagaaggaaaatgagatggaAGACTTTGTCAGCTGCAGCACCCCAGGTTGCAGAG GCCTCTTCTGCAGaacctgcttccagttcctggataaCACCTGCTCGGTGTGTGCAGCACCCCTGACTCACCAGGGGGACCTGGATTTGGAGCT GGACTCCAGTGATGATGAGCACCCCCGCCTGTGGTTGGCTTCAGCCAAGAGCTTGAGCAAGGGGAAGCGAAGACAGCTGGAGAAAAAGCTGAAGGTGATCCTGGGGAAGGCCAGGTTCAAGAAGCTTTCCCTCTCCTCTAACCCAGAGCCAATCTGTGGCTTAAG TGAGGAAACAGGCGCCCGTTGTGCCAAGTCTCCAGGGAAAGAGGTCGGGGTCGCTGGTGATGAAGCTAAAgacaaggaagagaaggaagaggaaccCAGACCCCCCCCAGGGCCCTCCTCCACCCTTATCAccatccctcctcctcctctcccccccaagAAATAG